The window TCGTCGACTTCTGCGATGCGATTCGACATGGTTGTCCGCCCGTCGCTTCGGGACGCCAAGGATTGTGGATACAATCCGTCCTGGCTGGCTGCAGGCAATCAGCAAGCGAGGACAGGAGAGTCGAACTCGATCCCGTCGACTTTGTTGCCGCGGCAATCCGCCGCGGCGAATGACTGTGCGGGCTCGTAACGGAGCGCGGAGAAATTGAGAAGATCTGGCATTTCCCCCCGCGCCACGGGTAGCATGATTAAGCACGTGAACAGGCGGGTTGCCGAGGACTGAGCCTGGCGATTATGGCTCTCCGAGATGCATTAGTTTCCTGATCTGCCGGCCGCGCCGCGTCCGACCTCCACACTGTCATCGTGCATTTCAGCACCATCTCACTCAAAGCGGATCATGGAATCTCCCAACATAGGCAATTCGGAACTGATCACCCAGGTGAATCGGTGTCTCGTTCTCCAAGCAGTGCGCCGATTGCAGCCGACGTACCGAGCTGAGGTGTCGCGTTGGACAAATCTCAACCCGGCGACCGTCACTGGCATTGTGACCGACCTGATCAAGAGCAATTTGCTGAAAGAAGTCGCCGGCGGCGTCCCGGCGCCAGGGCCGACTGGAGGGCGCCCTCCCACGATGCTCGAACTCAACAAGAATGCTCGTCGATTCCTGGCGATCGATATTGAGCCTGAGCTCGTTCGCGTCGCGATCGTGGACCTGACGCTCAATTTGGTGAAGTACGAGGAGCAGGTAGTCGATCGGCATAGCCAGCCGGCTGCTGTAATCAACGAGATCATACGGCTGTGCGAGGATATGCTCAGTCACGGCCGGCGCGGTCGTATCGACGGCATAGGCTTGAGCCTTCCCGGACTCATAGACCGCGAGCAAGGAATCCTGATCAGTTCCACGAACTTACCAAAGTGGCGGAACGTGCCGATTCGCGACATGATCGCCGAACGGCTCGGGCATGCACCGCAACTCGAAAGGTCGTTTCACCTTGCCGCGATGCATGAGGATTGGATTGATCGCTCGAGCCAAAACAACACGAAATTGATCCTGTCTCTACGAACCGGCATCGGCATGAGCGTGGTTCGGCAGGGAGAAGTCTATCAAGGCGCCGGAGGATTCGACGGAGAAGTCGGGCATACTGTTATCGACCTCAACGGCGAGTTGTGCGAATGCGGAAACCGGGGTTGCTTGGAAACGTTTGTCAGCGCCGACGCCGTTAGGAAACGAGTCGAGCACATGTTGCGGAAGGGCCGCTGCCGAGCCGCCGCTGCGGCCGTCGCAAAGGGCGAATTGCTCCGGCCCGAGCTTGTCTATCGACTTGCGAAGGAGGGCGATGAAGATTGCACGGAAATTGTGCGCGACGTCGGGCGATACGTCGGCTTGGCCGCGGCCAATCTGGTCAATTTGCTGGCCCCTGACGCACTCGTCGTCTGCGGATCGATCGATACGGCCGAAGAGATCTTGCTCGAGGCGATTCGAGAACAGATCTCCGAGCGCGTGCTGCCGCAATTGAGAGGGCACCTCACGGTCCGTTTGGCCGCCGCCAAGGAGAAAGCCCCGCTTCTGGGTGCCGCCGTACTCGTGGCGCGGGACTTGTTCGACCTTCCCCGGTTGGCTCATCCGCAATCCGCGCTGTAGGACGAAGACGAGCCCATGTCCGATCTCCTTGCGGAACCGGCCCCGCTTACGCCCGTGTTCCTCCTCGTCGGGCAGTCAAATATGCTCGGCACGACGTGCCTGGAGGAACAGGCCTCCGATCCCGGTCGAAACACGGCCGACAAACACGTGGAATTCGCGTGGTCGAACGTTCACGCCTTGAATACGGAATACCCGCCGCGGTTGTACGGCAACTCAAACAACGAATTCCGGACGCTGCACGCCCAACAAGGCGAAGGAGCCGATCGAACGTTTTGGGGTCCTGAGTTCGCCTTCGCTCGTGCGATGCACGTCGCCGGTTGGCGTCGCCTCACGCTGATCAAGGTCAGTCGTGGAGGAGGGGGCAACACCTATTGGAGCCGCCGTGCGTTCTGCGAAGCTCCGGCGCAAGGGCACATGTGGGGACACCTTCTCGACGTTCTCCGAGGCTGCCTTGATGCGTTGGTGGAGCAACGCGTGAGATTTCGCGTCTGCGGCCTGCTGTACCTCCAGGGGGAAAGCAACAGCGACGCTGAAGCGGCTGCGGCTGGACCGCGCCTGAACGCGTTTATCGACGATCTGCACGCATGGCTGGAGGCGAGATACGCCGGAGCGAGCGACGGCATGCACGCCGTCATCGGAGAAATCGCCGCCAGCCAGTCCGACCCCCGCCGTGCGAAGACGGCGCGCCAGCACTTCGCACTGGCGACACATCGAGACGATGCGTCGTTCGTCGGGACTCGCGACCTCGCGCTCAAGTCCGACGGCATCCATTTCGGCAAAGACGCTAAACTCGAAATCGGCCGCCGATTCGCGCGAGCTTACCTACTTGCACGCGATCGCCTCTGACTCATTGCATACTGTTCTGTCTGCCCCGATTCTCGTTTTCAGAGATGCCGTTCAGCGATGAAATACCCTGAGCGACTGTTCGAGCCCAACATCATTCACGACCCCGCGCAATGGATGGGAATTTGGACGCCGCAGGGGTGGCGTGTTCACAAGAAGCGATGGGGACGCGCTAATCGCGTGACAGTTCATTTGAGCGGCGACGGTCGAACCACGTTCTTTCCCGGCGCGCTCCGCGACCCGTCGTCCGGACGAGTGGCATGGAGCGACGACCTTCATGTGCAGGACGATTCGTTCACCGATGGCGGCATCTATCCTTGTGATCCGCGCGTCGAGTATCCCGCCGGTCGTCCCCGATGGGCTGTGTCGCACACGTTGTTGTGCTATCCGTACGCCGATCACGGTCTCTACACTCACGAATACGAGTGGGATCTCGTTCACGGCCATTTGCATACGCGATTCCGAACGCACATTCCGTTGGAGCAAGCTGCAACCGACGCGGCGACGGGTCGATCCGTGCTCGTTGCGAACAAGCCTCTCAGTACGACTATCGAAGGCAACGTGCAATACCCGCTGCTCAATAGCGCAGTGCGCGGAGTGTGGGACAATCCTGAAAGGACGGGTCGCAACTACTACACACAGCGCACCGTCCAGCTGTTGTCGATGCACAACGCCGTCTACGTGACCACGCCCCGCACGCCGGTAGTGCAGTGCCACGGGTTGTACCTGACGGACACCCAAGATCCCTTGACGCGAGTGTTTGATCCCGAGACTGGCGAATGCGGCGATTTGGAGTATTTGGCAGCCGCGATGCACGTGCCGCTCGACGAGCCGCGACTTGGAATGATTCGCGTCTCGGGTCGGCCCGCCTGGAACCGTTCGTTCGGACGGACTATTCAGGTTCCGGCGGAAACGACAGGCACGATCGATGCGAGAGATCTGTACGAACTCGAGCGACGAATAGGCGCGCGCTTCTGCTTCGGCCAAGTCGGTTACGCAGCCAACTCGTACTTCGACGGCGACGTCGGCGCCGAGGGTTTCGTTCCGGCTTACGACTTCAACCGCAATTTCGAAATCGATGGCGACGACGCGAGTTTTCTCCGCAGTCACTTGGGTCGACGCGTCCGCTACAATCTATACCTGGACGCTTACTTTGGCGGCGACTGGCTGTCGACTTACTACTGCGTCAACGCCGAGCAGCGCCCTGGCACGCCAATCATTGCAGATTATGAATTTGGCGGCGGCTACGATCCGCAAGCCGGCGTCGTACACCTGCTGGACACCCCAGGCCCTGATCGCCCCGTCTGGGTCGAGTATCACTACGATGCACCAGCTGCTCCGGGCGAAAACAACATTGTGCTTCATCTCTATCGGGAGATTGACAACGGACCACGGGCCGCTGGCACCTCGTCCTAGTTCTGGCGGCAACCCTGTTCGCGTCTGCCAGAAAGCGACAATTGTGATGTCGAGTTCGCAAGAATATGTTGCTACGGCAACAGGTCCGGTGAGGGTTTCTGCTACGCTTGGCGCAGCGCGACGACCGCCGCCTCGGCATGCAGAGAAGACAAGTCAGCTTC of the Pirellulales bacterium genome contains:
- a CDS encoding ROK family protein, with protein sequence MSRWTNLNPATVTGIVTDLIKSNLLKEVAGGVPAPGPTGGRPPTMLELNKNARRFLAIDIEPELVRVAIVDLTLNLVKYEEQVVDRHSQPAAVINEIIRLCEDMLSHGRRGRIDGIGLSLPGLIDREQGILISSTNLPKWRNVPIRDMIAERLGHAPQLERSFHLAAMHEDWIDRSSQNNTKLILSLRTGIGMSVVRQGEVYQGAGGFDGEVGHTVIDLNGELCECGNRGCLETFVSADAVRKRVEHMLRKGRCRAAAAAVAKGELLRPELVYRLAKEGDEDCTEIVRDVGRYVGLAAANLVNLLAPDALVVCGSIDTAEEILLEAIREQISERVLPQLRGHLTVRLAAAKEKAPLLGAAVLVARDLFDLPRLAHPQSAL